A region from the Vicia villosa cultivar HV-30 ecotype Madison, WI linkage group LG3, Vvil1.0, whole genome shotgun sequence genome encodes:
- the LOC131660901 gene encoding serpin-ZX-like → MKFYFCLNSKQETMDLRESTTNQTNVSFTIANHLFSKESHKDNNVVFSPLSLQLVLSIIAAGSEGSTQQQLLEFLQSKSTDHLNSFASQLVSDVLTDAAPAGGPLLSFVNGVWIEQTLSLQPSFKQIVSTDFKANLSSVDFQNKADEVTNEVNLWAEKETNDLIKELVPQGSIDSDTRLVFANALYFKGVWNNKFDVSLTKDNDFHLLNGSAVKVPFMTSKKMQFIRKFNDFKVLGLPYKQGEDNRRFSMYIFLPNAKDGLSALVEKVASEAELLDRLPSHQVEVGDFKIPRFKISFGLEISDVLKELGVVLPFSTGGFTKMVDSLEGQNLCVSNIFHKSFIEVNEEGTEAAAASTAYMLMRCRRVPIDFAADHPFIFVIREDLSGAILFVGQVLNPLDG, encoded by the exons ATGAAGTTTTATTTCTGTTTAAATTCAAAACAAGAAACAATGGACCTCCGTGAATCAACTACCAACCAAACCAACGTTTCTTTCACCATCGCCAACCATTTGTTCTCCAAAGAATCTCATAAAGATAACAACGTCGTGTTTTCTCCACTTTCTCTCCAACTTGTGCTTAGCATCATCGCTGCCGGCTCTGAGGGTTCCACACAACAACAGCTTCTTGAATTCCTCCAATCCAAATCCACCGATCATCTTAACTCCTTCGCCTCTCAGCTCGTTTCCGATGTCCTCACCGATGCTGCTCCAGCCGGCGGACCTCTCCTCTCTTTCGTCAACGGTGTATGGATTGAACAAACACTATCTCTTCAACCTTCATTTAAGCAAATCGTCTCTACTGATTTCAAAGCCAACTTGTCTTCCGTTGATTTCCAGAACAAG GCTGATGAAGTGACCAATGAAGTGAATTTATGGGCTGAAAAAGAGACTAATGACCTCATTAAAGAACTTGTTCCTCAAGGATCAATCGACAGCGACACCAGGCTCGTTTTTGCTAATGCACTATACTTTAAAGGAGTATGGAATAACAAGTTTGATGTTTCGTTAACAAAAGATAACGATTTTCACCTTTTGAATGGTAGTGCAGTCAAAGTTCCCTTCATGACCAGCAAGAAGATGCAGTTTATTAGAAAATTCAATGATTTTAAAGTCCTCGGTCTTCCTTATAAGCAAGGTGAAGATAACCGTCGATTCTCCATGTATATTTTTCTTCCGAATGCAAAAGATGGATTGTCAGCTTTGGTTGAGAAGGTGGCTTCCGAAGCTGAGTTACTTGATCGGCTTCCTTCTCATCAAGTGGAAGTAGGTGACTTCAAGATTCCAAGATTCAAAATTTCATTTGGGCTTGAAATTTCTGATGTACTAAAAGAGTTGGGAGTAGTTCTACCTTTCTCTACCGGAGGTTTTACAAAAATGGTAGATTCTCTTGAGGGTCAAAACCTTTGTGTTTCTAATATATTTCATAAGTCTTTTATTGAAGTGAATGAAGAAGGCACAGAAGCTGCTGCAGCCTCAACAGCATATATGCTAATGAGATGTAGACGTGTGCCAATAGACTTTGCAGCTGACCATCCTTTCATATTTGTGATTAGAGAAGACTTGAGTGGAGCAATCTTATTTGTTGGTCAGGTGCTCAATCCTCTTGATGGATGA
- the LOC131660902 gene encoding thylakoidal processing peptidase 1, chloroplastic-like has translation MAIRVTFSFSGYVAQNLVSSAGVRVANSRCVQECCILSRFFGTNQKRDLERSGGVRSLYPDLRRPKTSAYSTLAGEILSEGCSNPIVLGLISMMKSTSVVSGSTSAAMGIMGIAPFKTSSIIPFLQGSKWLPCNESVPVPDSTTWEVDKGGTECVTVSTTKSRLSQKETTSGWISKLLNVCSEDAKAVFTAVTVSFLFKSFLAEPKSIPSASMYPTLEVGDRVLTEKFSFFFRKPDVSDIVIFKAPPCLKKYGFSSSDVFIKRVVAKAGDVVEVRGGKLLVNGVAEEEEFVLEPLDYELAPMVVPKGHVFVMGDNRNKSFDSHNWGPLPIENIVGRSMFRYWPPSKVVDTVSVHNSPPGNKSVAVS, from the exons ATGGCTATCCGTGTAACCTTCTCCTTCTCAGGCTATGTCGCCCAAAATCTAGTTTCCTCCGCCGGCGTTCGAGTCGCCAATTCTCGTTGTGTCCAAGAATGCTGCATCCTTTCCCGCTTCTTCGGAACCAACCAGAAACGCGATCTCGAACGTTCCGGCGGCGTTCGCAGTCTCTATCCCGATCTCAGGAGACCTAAAACTTCTGCCTATTCTACCCTCGCCGGAGAGATTCTCTCCGAAGGCTGTTCGAATCCGATCGTATTAGGTTTGATTTCGATGATGAAGTCAACGAGTGTTGTATCGGGGTCAACTTCGGCGGCTATGGGTATTATGGGAATTGCACCGTTCAAAACCTCTTCGATTATACCCTTTTTGCAGGGTTCCAAGTGGCTTCCTTGTAACGAGTCTGTTCCTGTTCCTGATTCTACAACGTGGGAGGTTGATAAAGGTGGAACGGAGTGTGTTACTGTTTCTACCACAAAATCGCGTTTGAGTCAGAAGGAAACTACTAGTGGTTGGATTTCGAAATTGTTGAATGTTTGTTCTGAAGATGCTAAAGCTGTTTTCACTGCTGTTACTGTTAGTTTTCTGTTTAAATCGTTTTTGGCTGAACCGAAATCTATTCCTTCTGCTTCTATGTATCCAACTCTTGAAGTTGGTGATCGTGTTTTAACAGAAAAG TTTTCTTTCTTCTTTAGAAAGCCAGATGTTTCTGATATTGTGATTTTCAAAGCACCTCCTTGTTTGAAG AAATATGGTTTTAGTTCATCTGATGTTTTTATAAAAAGGGTTGTGGCTAAGGCTGGTGATGTTGTCgaa GTTCGTGGTGGTAAACTACTAGTAAATGGTGTTGCTGAAGAAGAGGAATTTGTATTAGAACCTCTTGATTATGAGTTGGCTCCAATG GTTGTGCCAAAAGGACATGTGTTTGTGATGGGGGACAATCGTAACAAGAGTTTTGATTCTCATAACTG GGGTCCACTCCCGATTGAGAACATTGTTGGTAGGTCCATGTTTCGCTACTGGCCTCCATCCAAAGTTGTGGACACTGTCTCCGTTCATAACTCCCCACCTGGAAATAAGTCTGTGGCAGTTTCTTGA